In the genome of Salana multivorans, the window CGACCTCACCCGCGCCGGCGAGCTGGCGCCGACGGTCGCGGCCCTCGCGACGGTGGCCGACGGCCCGTCGCGGCTCACCGGGATCGCGCACCTGCGCGGGCACGAGACCGACCGGCTGGCGGCGCTCGTCACCGAGATCACCCGCCTGGGCGGGGTCGCGGCCGAGCTGCCCGACGGGGTCGCGATCGCTCCCGGCGCCCTGCACGGCGCCGACGTCGAGAGCTACCACGACCACCGGATGGCCACCTTCGGCGCCATCGTCGGCCTGGCCGTCGACGGGGTGGGCGTCGTCGACGTCGCGACGACCGCGAAGACGATGCCGGACTTCCCCGCGATGTGGACGGCCATGGTGGCGAGCGGCGCGGAGGCCCCGTGACGGACCTGCCGGACCACCTCGACCTCGACGAGTCGGACGTCCGCGTCCGGCCCGGCCGACGCGGCTCGCGCCCGCGCACCAAGCAGCGACCGGCGCACAGCGACGCCGTCGACGGGTTCGTCACCGGGGTGAGCCGCGGACGCTACGACGTGCTGGTGCCGCCACCGTCGCGTCGGCGCCGGGACGTCGAGCGCGCGCTGGAGCGCGGCGAGGGCGAGACGCTCGTGGCCGTGACGGCCCGGGAGCTCGGCCGCGGTGGCGTCGTCGTCGGCGACCGGGTGCGCGTCGTCGGGGACCTGTCGGGCGGGCGGGACGCGCTGGCGCGGATCGTCGGCGTCGTCGACCGCACCAGCACGCTGCGCCGCAGCTCGGAGGACTCCCCCGGCGGCCACGAGCGCGTCCTCGTCGCGAACGCTGACCAGCTCGTCGTCGTGACGGCGCTGGCCGACCCGGCGCCGCGCCCCCGGATGGTGGACCGGTGCCTCGTCGCCGCCTACGACGCCGGGATGGACGTGCTGCTCTGCCTCACCAAGGCCGACCTCGCCTCACCGGAGGAGTTCCTCGCGCTCTACGACCCGCTGGGGGTGCCCGCCGTCGTGACGCGGCGGGAGGACGGGCACGTCGTCGGCGTCGACGAGCTGCGCGAGCGGGTGGCCGGCCGGGTCTCCGTGCTCGTCGGGCACTCCGGCGTCGGCAAGTCGACGCTCGTCAACGCGCTCGTCCCGGACGCCGCGCGCGCCGTCGGGCACGTCAACGCCGTGACGGGGCGCGGCCGGCACACGTCGACCAACGCGGTGGCGCTCGCCCTGCCGGGCGGGGGCTGGGTGATCGACACCCCGGGCGTGCGCTCGTTCGGGCTCGCGCACGTCGAGGTCGAGGACGTCATCGGCGCCTTCCCCGACCTCGCCGAGATCACCACGGCCTGCCTGCCCCTGTGCACGCACCTGCCCGCCTCCCCCGGCTGCGCGCTCGACGCCGCCCTGGCCGCGGCACCCGAGGGCGAGCGCGCGGCGCTGGGCGCCCGGGTCGACTCGCTGCGCCGCCTCCTGCTCTCCCGATCCGACGACCTCGAGGGACCCCGATGACCGACGCCGTTCTGGACGCTGACCTGCCCGCCGACCTGGCCCTGGCGCTCGAGGTGGCCGACGCGCTCGACGCGCTCACGACCGAGCGGTTCGGTGCCGTCGACCTCGTCGTGACCGCGAAGCCCGATGCCACCCCGGTCTCCGACGCCGACACCGCGGCCGAGACCCTCGCGCGCGAGATCATCGCGCGGGCGCGGCCGGGTGACGCCCTGCTCGGCGAGGAGTACGGCGGCGAGGTCGCCCGCACCGGCCGGCAGTGGGTGATCGACCCGATCGACGGGACCAAGAACTTCGTCCGCGGCGTGCCCGTCTGGGCGAGCCTCGTCGCGCTGGTCGAGGACGGCGAGCCCGTCGTCGGCGTCGCGTCGGCCCCGGCCCTCGGGCGACGCTGGTACGCGGCGACCGGCCACGGAGCCTGGGCGCGCGTCGGGGACGGGGCGCCGCGCCGGCTCGCGGTGTCCGGCGTCGGCGCGCTCGCGGACGCGTCCGTGTCCTACGCGAGCCTCGAGGGCTGGCGCGAGATCGGGCGGTACGAGGCGTTCCTCGCGCTGCTGTCGTCCGCCTGGCGCACGCGCGGGTACGGCGACTTCTGGTCGTACGTGCTGCTGGCCGAGGGGGCGGTGGACGTGGCGGCCGAGCCCGAGCTCGCGCTGCACGACATGGCCGCGCTCGTCCCGATCGTCCGGGAGGCCGGGGGCCGGTTCACGTCGGTCGACGGCGTCGAGGGCCCGTGGGGCGGCAACGCGCTCGCCACGAACGGCCTGCTCCACGACGCGGCCCTGGCCGCGCTCCGCTGACCCCACGGCACCGAGACCTCACCCGCCGAGCTCGACCCTCCGGTCAGGAGTCGCTCAGCAGCACCCGCAGGTCGCCGAGCTCGCTCGGGTCGAACCACTGGAGATCGACCTCCCCCAGCTCCTCGAGAGCCGCCTCCTCGTCGACGGCCCGGCGCACGAGGGCGGCGGTCGCGGGCGCGTCGTCGTCCAGGTGGATCGCGACGACGTCGCGCCACGCGAGGTCGACGACACCGACGATGCTCGGCAGGTCCGCCAGCCCCGCGGGGACCTCGCCGTCGCGCACGGTGCCGGCGTCGGCCTCGACGGCGAGGACCACCCGGCGGGGCGGAGCGCCCGTCGCGGCGATCTCGAGGACCGACAGGTCGGCGGCGGTCAGGAAGGCCGAGAGCTCGAGGCCCTCGTCGTCCTCGTCCGGCAGGGCGGCCCGCAGCCGGGGCGTCACGGCGGACGCGAGGCGGCGCAGCGACGGCGTGGCTCCGGCCGCGGCGTCGATCGGGGCATCGGCGGGCAGGAGGTCAGCGGTGGTCGCTGGCACGTAGAGGCGCACGGACCCAGTCTGTCAGCCGGCGCGACGCGTCGCGCGGACGGACGCGCACCCGTCGGTCCGGCAGTGCGCCCAGCAGCTCCTCGGCGAGCGTCCGGACCGCCTGCCGGGCGGCCGAGCGGGGCGCGTGGACGGGCAGCGCCCGACCGGCCAGGAGAGCGCCCGGGACGGCGTCGTCGTACGGGATCTCGACGAGCACCTCGACGCCTCCGAACCGGCGGATCGCCTCACGCGCGTCCGCCGCCTCACGGGCGCCGACCGGGCGCGTGTGGACGAGGACGACGCGGCCCCGCGCACCCACGGCCGGCTCGTCCGCCAGCAGCGCCGCGGCCCGGCGGACGCCGACCGGGTCGGGCGGGACGAGGACGAGCACGTCGTCCGCCTCGGCGAGCACGGTGCGCGCCGCGCCGGAGCGGTCGGCGCCGCGGGACGGCGGCGGCTCCAGCCCACCCGCCACGTCGGCCACGACGAGCCGGGCGCGCGCCCGCAGCGACTCGAGCACGACGCGCAGGGACTCCGGCTCGACCTCGCGCCAGCGGTCCGAGCGGGTGAGCCCGCTGACCAGCTCGAGGCCCGGGTCGACGCGGACCAGCCGCCGCACCAGGCCGTCGGCGTCCAGCGTGCCGCCTGCGGCGGCACGACACAGCGCCGGGAGGGCCGCGCCCTCCGCCAGGACGCCGAGGAGCTGGACGAGGCCCGGCGCGACGGTGTCGGCGTCGACCAGGACCGAGGCGATCCCGGCGCCAGCGGCCTCCGCCGCGAGCGCCGCCGCGACGGTGCTCCGTCCGGTGCTGCCGACCGCGCTCCACACCGCGACGAGGCGGCCGGGGCCTGCGGCCGTCGCGGCGGCGGGGTCGACGAGGCCACGCGGCCCCGGCGGTGGTGACGCCGCACGATCCCCGACCGGCCCCGCGATGCGGTGACGGTCGGATCCGGCGCGGACCGTCCCCTCGGAGCCGGGCGCGCCGGGGGCGCCGGGTGCGCCGGGGGCGATGTCTGCGATCAGCGCGAGCACGGCGGCCTCGACGCCCTCGGCGACCTCGCGGCCGTCCGGGACGACCCGCCCCGCCCCGAGCGCGCCCGCCCGGTGCAGGTCCTCCGGCCCGGCGAGGACGACGCTGCCGACACCGAGCCGGCTCAGCTCCGCCAGCAGGGGCCGGTCGACACCGCGCCCGAGCGAGAGCACCGCGACCCGGCCGATCCCCGCCCGGGCGGCCCCGAGCAGCTCGGCCAGATCGGCGCAGCGCCGTTCCACTCGCAGCCCGTCGACGGTGCCGAGTCGCGCGACGACCTGGGGCTCCGCCGGTCCCTCGACGTGGACGAGGACGCCCGCCACCTCAGCCACCGGCACGCTCCACCACGGTGAGCTCCTCCCCCGCGGCCTGGGCCTCGAGCACGCGATCCACCACGTCCTCCGGGACGAGGATCCGCGCGATCCTGCCGGAGCCGCTGCGGAAGGGGCCGGTGTCCGACTCGACCCCGAGCACGAGCACGTCGGCGGCAAGGAGCTCGGCCGTCGCCTCGTCACCGAGCGACCGGTTGCCACCCGTCACCACCCACAGGTCCACCACCTCCCCGGCCGCGGCTCGGGCGCCGACCGGCAGCGGCACCGCCATCGGCCGGCCGTCGACGTCGGCGGCGCTCCCGATCGCCGAGGCCGGCACGAGCTCCCCGGCGCCGACGGCGCTCACGACCACGGCGTCCGGGGGCAGCTCGGTGAGGTAGACGCCGGACCCGCCGTCCCAGCCCATCCGGACCGGTTCCAGGTCGCCGAGCGAGATCCGCTGACCCGGCGTAAGGTCACTACGCGCGACCAGCGTCTCGGTCCCACCCGATGCCCGGTCGACGGCCCAGCCGCCGAGCACCACGGCGGACGCCACGAGGAGGACGCCGAGCAGCAGGCGTGGGCTTCGCCACAGCGGAGGTCGGGCGATCGTCGCCGCGGCGGGGGCTGCCTCCCAGGCCGAACCCTCCGAGTGTGGTGCCATGACGCTCCTTTCGAGAGTGGTGGACCAGGTTGGCCCGACCCATGTGACATCGTGCCAGGCGCACCTAGACATTTCGAGATGTCCACAAGCACCCATCTTCGCCGTGCGAACCTGGGCGAACGGTGTCACTATGGAGACATGGCCGATCGAATGCTCACCCTTGCCGACGTCGCGGAGATTCTCGACGTCACGGTTCCCACCGCACGCTCCCTCGTCCGCTCGGGCGAGATCTTCGGCTTCCAGGTCGGAGGCCGCGGCATGTGGCGCGTCGAGTCCAAGGAGCTCGACGCGTACGTCGAGCGCGAGAAGGCGGCCGCCGTCGCGCGCCGCGAGGCGCTCTCGCGCGACTGACCAGCCCCTAGATCGCGACCGACACGATCGCGTCCCACGGGACGCTCGCGACTCGCCCGCGGTCGCTCTCGACATCGACGTGGTCGGCACCGGTCCTCGTGACCGTGCCGGCCACGTCGTGGTTTCGCGTCTCGACGACCACCTCGACCTCGCGCGCCGCCAGCCCGCGCAGGACATGACCGAGGCCGAGCCGACGGGCGGTGCGCTCGCGGTCCGGGTCGGCCCGGGTCGCACCCTCGAGCCACTCCACCCCGCGCAGCGCGACGAGGAGCTCGCGCGGTCGCGCGCGCAGGAGGAACCAGCCGACACCGACGTCGGCGACCGCACCCTCGACGATCAGACCCGAGGCGAGCGCAACCTTGGCGACGTCGCCGCGGCCGAGCCGGTCCAGCAGGAGGAGGCGCGCGCTCTCGGCGGCGTCCACCTCCGCGACGAGGTCCTCGCGCTCGACCGCGACCTGGGCCTCGGCCTGCGCCTCGAGATCCTCGAACAGCTCGTCCCATCGCATGGCTCGACCCTGCCACACCGTCTCGGACAGCGCCTCAGCCACCGTCGAATGGGCAGTCCGTCCACAGATGCTACCCATGGATATCGGAGCGCTTGACAGCCTCAAACAATCTCCTTCACGCTGTGACGGCATCACTCGCCGTCACGTTCTAGGAGGTCGCCATGTCGAGGTCACGATGGCGGGCACGCCTGACCCTGATCCTGCTGCTCGCACTGGGGATCACCGGCGCCGCCCTGCTGCTCCTCGTCTCGGCCGAGGACGGCATCGGGCCGGACCGGCTGGTGCGGCGCGGGTTCGCCCTCCTCGGTGCGCTCGCCTGCCTGCGCTACGCCCTCGCGGCGCTCGCCGGCCTGGCGGTGGGACGCGGCGGTTCGGCCTCGCGACGGGTCTCGGCCGGTCTCCTCGCGGCCGTGGGGCCGCGGTGGGTCCGCCGGCTCGCCGCGGCCTCGCTCGGCACGGCGACGCTGCTGTCGGTGGGATCGGGGGCGCTCGCCCTGCCGGGGGTCGGGTCCGGCGCGACCGAGGCCGGTTCGCCCGCGGGAGGGAGCACGGTGGTCGCGGCCGACGAGGCCGCGGAGATCGACCTCGGCGTGCGGTCGACCGCCCCGGGGATGCTGGGGCAGAAGGTGCGCCCGACCGCCCCGGGTGACGGCGGCACGGTCACCCCGGCGGCCGGAGCTGAGGCCGTCCCGGAGGCGGGTTCCGGGACGGGTCTCGACGCGGAGGCCGTCTCGTCGAGCGAGGGCGCCGGACGAGGCGACGCAACCGACGGCGCGACGAACGACGGCTCGGACCTCGGCTCGGGCGCGGTGGCATCAGGCGACGGACCCGAGGCGGACGGCGAGGGGCTCCCGGCCGATCGCGGAGGGCCGGGGGCGTTGGCCGGCGCGCCGGCGGTGACCGGCGCCAAGGTGAGGCCGAGCGCGACCCCGACGACGCAGCCCGCATCCGCCGGCGCGGATCCGAGCGACCCCGAGAGCACCGGCCACGCAACGGCCACGAGTGCACCGACGATGCCGACGCCGGCCCCGCCGTTCGACACGTCAGCCTCGGCATCGCCCACGGCCGAACCGGTGAGTGCGTCGCAGACGGTCCCCGCCCCCGCCGTCGAGGGCGCCTCGGCCGAGGGCGTTCCCGCGGCGTACACCGTGCGGTCGGGCGACAGCCTGTGGGACATCGCGCGGGCGCACGGCGCCGAGACGGACGCCGAGATCGCCGACGCCTGGCCGCGCTGGTACGAGCTGAACCGCGACGTCATCGGCGCCAACCCCGATCTCATCCAGCCCGGCCAGATCCTCCGGGTCCCGGCCGCCGACCTGACGGGAGCCCCGTCGTGAGCGCCGAGCCGATCACCGTCCTCCCCGCCCCGGAGCCCGGCGGAACGCCGATCACGCCGTACCGCCCCGCACCGCTCATGCGGCCTCGCCCCGTGCCCGTCGAGGCGTCGCCGCGCGATCGCGAGGACACGCGACCGCGACCGCGGGCCGCCCGGCCGGTGGATCCCGACACCTGGGCGCGCGCGGTCGTGATCGCGCTCGCCGAGGTGCTCATGGGGGCGCGGCCGGCCCAGCAGCTCAACCGGTGGCTGGAACCCGACCTCTACGCGAGGGTCGCGCGGCGGGCGGGACTGGCGGTCCGGCTGGGCGGTCGACCGACGAACCCGGCCCGCGCCCACGTCATCGGGCTCCGGCTGAGCGAGCCCGTCCCGGATGAGCACGAGGTCAGCGCGGCCGTGCACGACGGCGAGCGGGTCCGCGCGGTCGCCCTGCGCATGCGCCGGGTCGGCGGCCGCTGGCACGTCGTCGACGCCGAGGTCGGCTGACCCGCCCATCCGGACCAACGGTGGCCACGGCGGCGGCGGCCCGAGTGGCCGGTCCAGCGGTGGCCACGGTGTCGGCTGTGGCCACGCCATGGCCGGGTGACACCGGCCAGCCGGTCCAGCGGCGGCCACGGCATCGGCTGTGGCCACGCCGGGACCGGGTAACACCGGCCAGCCGGTCCAGCGGGGGCCACGGCATCGGCTGTGGTCACGCCGGGACCGGGTAATGCCGACCAGCCGGCCCAGCGGGGGCCACGGCGGCGGCGGCCCGAGTGGCCGGTCCAGCGGTGGCCACGGGTTCGGCTGTGGCCACGCCGGGGCCGGGTGACACCGGCCAGCCCGTCCAGCGGTGGCTATGGCGTCGGCTGCGGTCACGCCGGGACCGGGTGACACCGGCTATCCGGTCCAGCGGTGGCCACGGCGGCGGCGGCCCGAGTGGCCGGTCCAGCGGTGGCCACGGGTTCGGCTGTGGCCACGCCGGGACCGGGTGACACCGGCCAGCCCGTCCAGCGGTGGCTATGGCGTCGGCTGCGGTCACGCCGGGACCGGGTGACACCGGCTATCCGGTCCAGCGGTGGCCACGGCGGCATCGGCCCAAGCAGCGGGTCCAGCGGTGGCTATGGCGTCGGCTGTGGCCACGCCGGGACCGGGTGACACCGGCCATCCGGCTCAGCGGTGGCCACGGCGGCATCGGCCCAAGCAGCCGGTCCAGCGGTGGCCACGGCATCGGCTGTGGCCACGCCGGGACCGGGTGACACCGGTTATCCGGCTCAGCGGTGGCTATGGCGTCGGCTGTGGCCACGCCCGGTCCGGGTGACACCGGCTATCCGGCTCAGCGGTGGCCACGGCGGCGCCCACGGCCACGCCACGCCACGGCCGCTCGGCGCGTCGGCTACTTGCGCTTGCGCGCCTGCTTCTGGGCGCGGCGGCGCTCCTCGCGGTTACCCGAGCCGGACGACGACGCCGCAGCACCGGCTCCGGCGCCCGCGGCACCCGCACCACCACCGGCGCCACCCGAGCCGGCGGCCCGCGGACCGCCCTTGCCACCCGGACGGTTCGACACCACGAAGGCCGAGCCGCTCTCGTCGGGCGCCGAGTAGCTCAGCGCGCCGGACGTCGCCGGGGCGTCGATGCCGAGGGCGCGGTCGAGCGCCGCGGCCCGGTCGCCCTGCCCGGGAGTCGCCGGGGCGGGCGGCTTGCCCGAGCCGGAGCCCTCATCCGCCCCGCCGTCGACGGCGTCCTCGACGGTCGCGACGTCATCGTCGTCCGCCGAGTCCGCCGTGGCGGCACCGTCGGCCGAGTCCGTCGCATCGCCCGCGGCCGCCTCGACGGCGACGGTGACACCCGCGCCGGTCGCCCCGGCCGCGGCCGCCGCGCGCTCGTCCGAGGAGTCGCTGGCGCTGGCCGGGACCTCGAAGTTGAACAGGTAGCCGACGACCTCCTCGCGCACCGCGTCGTTCATCGCGTTGAACATGAGGAAGCCCTCACGCTGGTACTCGACGAGCGGGTCGCGCTGGGCCATCGCGCGCAGGCCGATGCCCTCCTTGAGGTAGTCCATCTCGTAGAGGTGCTCGCGCCACTTGCGGTCCATCACGGCGAGCACCACGCGGCGCTCGAGCTGACGCATGAGGTCGGAGCCGAGCTGCTCCTCGCGGCGGCCGTAGGCGTGCTGCGCGTCGGACAGGACCTCGCTGAGCAGGCGCTCCCGCGTGAGCTGGACCCGGCCGCCGACGGCCTCGTCGACCTCCGCGACGGTGATCCCGATCGGGTAGATCGGCTTGAGGAGGTCCCACAGCTCCTCGAGGTCCCACTGCGCCGGGTCGGGCTCGGCCGTCGCGTTGGTGACGGCGGCGGTGAGGACCTCGGTGACGAACGTCTGGACCTGCTCCTGCAGGTTCTCGCCCTCGAGCACGCGGTGGCGCGTGCCGTAGACGGCCTCGCGCTGGCGGGAGAGCACGTCGTCGTACTTGAGGACGTTCTTGCGGATCTCGAAGTTGCGCCCCTCGACCTGCCCCTGCGCGGAGGCGATGCCGCGCGAGACCATCTTGGACTCGAGCGGCAGCTCCTCGGGGTAGGCCGAGGAGTTCATGAACCGCTCGGCGAGGCCGGAGCTGAACAGCCGCATGAGGTCGTCCTGCATCGACAGGTAGAACCGGGACTCGCCCGGGTCGCCCTGACGGCCGGAGCGGCCGCGGAGCTGGTTGTCGATCCGGCGCGACTCGTGGCGCTCGGTGCCGAGCACGTAGAGGCCACCGAGCTCGACCACCTCGTCGTGCTCCGCCGCGACCGACTCCTGCGCCTCCTTGAGCGCGGCCGGCCACAGGGCGTCCCACTCCTCCGGCGTCTCGGACGGGCTGTACCCCTGGTCGGTGAGCGCCGCGACCGCCAGGTGCTCGGAGTTGCCGCCGAGCATGATGTCGGTCCCGCGGCCGGCCATGTTGGTGGCGACGGTGACGGCGCCCTTGCGCCCGGCCATCGCGACGATCGAGGCCTCACGCGCGTGGTTCTTCGCGTTCAGCACCTCGTGCGGGACGCCCTGCCGCTTGAGCCGCGTCGACAGCGCCTCGGACTTCTCCACCGACGTCGTGCCGACGAGGACGGGCTGCCCCGTCGCGTGCCGTTCGACGATGTCCTCGACGATCGCGTTGAGCTTCGCGTCCTCGCTCACGTAGACGAGGTCGGGCTGGTCGATGCGCTGCATCGTGCGGTTCGTCGGGATGGGCACGACGCCCATCTCGTACGTGCTCTGGAACTCGGCGGCCTCGGTCATGGCCGTACCGGTCATGCCGGAGATCTTGTCGTAGAGACGGAAGTAGTTCTGCAGCGTGATCGTGGCGAGCGTCTGGTTCTCGGCCTTGATCGCCACGCCCTCCTTTGCCTCGATCGCCTGGTGCATGCCGTCGTTGTACCGACGCCCGGCCAGCACGCGGCCCGTGTGCTCGTCGACGATGAGGACCTCGCCCTTGAGGACGACGTAGTCCTTGTCCCGCTTGAAGAGCTCCTTCGCCTTGATCGCGTTGTTGAGGAACCCGATGAGGGAGGTGTTGAGCGACTCGTAGAGGTTCTCGATGCCGAGGTGGTCCTCGACCTTCTCGATGCCGGGCTCGAGCACGCCGACGGTGCGCTTCTTCTCGTCGACCTCGTAGTCGACGTCGCGCTCCATCCGCCGCGCGACCCGCGCGAACTCGGAGTACCACTTGTTCGCGTCGCCGCCGGCCGGCCCGGAGATGATGAGCGGCGTGCGCGCCTCGTCGATGAGGATCGAGTCAACCTCGTCGACGATGACGAAGTTGTGGCCGCGCTGCACCAGGTCGTCCGTCGTCCACGCCATGTTGTCGCGCAGGTAGTCGAAGCCCAGCTCGTTGTTCGTGCCGTAGGTGATGTCGGCGGCGTAGACGGCGCGCCGCTCGGCCGGCTTCATGCCGGAGAGGATGACCCCGGAGGACACGCCGAGGAACCGGTACACGCGCCCCATGAGCTCGCTCTGGTAGCTCGCGAGGTAGTCGTTGACGGTGACGACGTGGACGCCCTTGCCCGAGATCGCGTTGAGGTACGCGGGCAGCGTCGCGGTGATGGTCTTGCCCTCACCGGTCTTCATCTCGGCGATGTTCCCGAGGTGCAGGGCGGCCCCGCCCATGAGCTGGACGTCGAACGGGCGCTGCCCGAGCACGCGCCACGCCGCCTCGCGAACGACCGCGAACGCCTCGGGCATCATGGCGTCGAGGCTCTCGCCGTCCTTGTGCCGCGCCCGGAACGTGTCCGTCTCCTCGCGCAGCTCCGCGTCCGTCAGGTCCTGGTAGGAGGACTCCAGCGCGCCGACCTGCGCGGCGATCCCCTGCAGCTTCTTCAGGACACGGCCTTCGCCCATGCGGAGGATTCGGTCGAGGATCGAGGCCACGTGCTCAGCTCCCAGGTCGTCGTCGGCTGCGCCTGCGCCCGGCTCGGACTCCTCCGACCGGGCACGCGTCACCGTCACCGCTACCGCGGTGCGCGTTCCATCGTAGGCGGTCGCCGCGCCGCACGGCGCACCGGGCGGCCAGGCCGCGGGCGGGAGGGGGCGACGGGGACCGCGCCGCTCGCCGCACCGCCCGGTCCGAGGTCAGCGCGCCCTCGGCTGGCGCGCCTCGAAGCCCCACTCGCGGTCCGTGAGCATCCGGGCCACCGCGAGGCCGATCGCGATCCCGAGCATGACGACGCACGCCTGCACGCCGTAGGCGATCGCGGAGGAGGTGGCGCCGTCCCCGAGGCCGGACATGGCGAGGTAGGTCGTGGTGCCGGGCACCATGATGACGACCGCGGGGACGGAGACGATGACCCGCGGCGAGCCGATCGCCGGCGCGACGTACGCGGCGACGACACCCACCACGAGCGCCGCCGACGCCGCCGCGACCGCCGGCGGGGTCCCCGAGTCCACCATGAGGATGCGCGCGACGTTCGGTCCGGCGCCCACCGCGGCCGCCGTCAGCGCCACCCGCCACGGCGAGTT includes:
- the rsgA gene encoding ribosome small subunit-dependent GTPase A; protein product: MPDHLDLDESDVRVRPGRRGSRPRTKQRPAHSDAVDGFVTGVSRGRYDVLVPPPSRRRRDVERALERGEGETLVAVTARELGRGGVVVGDRVRVVGDLSGGRDALARIVGVVDRTSTLRRSSEDSPGGHERVLVANADQLVVVTALADPAPRPRMVDRCLVAAYDAGMDVLLCLTKADLASPEEFLALYDPLGVPAVVTRREDGHVVGVDELRERVAGRVSVLVGHSGVGKSTLVNALVPDAARAVGHVNAVTGRGRHTSTNAVALALPGGGWVIDTPGVRSFGLAHVEVEDVIGAFPDLAEITTACLPLCTHLPASPGCALDAALAAAPEGERAALGARVDSLRRLLLSRSDDLEGPR
- a CDS encoding inositol monophosphatase family protein, translated to MTDAVLDADLPADLALALEVADALDALTTERFGAVDLVVTAKPDATPVSDADTAAETLAREIIARARPGDALLGEEYGGEVARTGRQWVIDPIDGTKNFVRGVPVWASLVALVEDGEPVVGVASAPALGRRWYAATGHGAWARVGDGAPRRLAVSGVGALADASVSYASLEGWREIGRYEAFLALLSSAWRTRGYGDFWSYVLLAEGAVDVAAEPELALHDMAALVPIVREAGGRFTSVDGVEGPWGGNALATNGLLHDAALAALR
- a CDS encoding DUF6912 family protein; the encoded protein is MRLYVPATTADLLPADAPIDAAAGATPSLRRLASAVTPRLRAALPDEDDEGLELSAFLTAADLSVLEIAATGAPPRRVVLAVEADAGTVRDGEVPAGLADLPSIVGVVDLAWRDVVAIHLDDDAPATAALVRRAVDEEAALEELGEVDLQWFDPSELGDLRVLLSDS
- a CDS encoding AAA family ATPase, coding for MAEVAGVLVHVEGPAEPQVVARLGTVDGLRVERRCADLAELLGAARAGIGRVAVLSLGRGVDRPLLAELSRLGVGSVVLAGPEDLHRAGALGAGRVVPDGREVAEGVEAAVLALIADIAPGAPGAPGAPGSEGTVRAGSDRHRIAGPVGDRAASPPPGPRGLVDPAAATAAGPGRLVAVWSAVGSTGRSTVAAALAAEAAGAGIASVLVDADTVAPGLVQLLGVLAEGAALPALCRAAAGGTLDADGLVRRLVRVDPGLELVSGLTRSDRWREVEPESLRVVLESLRARARLVVADVAGGLEPPPSRGADRSGAARTVLAEADDVLVLVPPDPVGVRRAAALLADEPAVGARGRVVLVHTRPVGAREAADAREAIRRFGGVEVLVEIPYDDAVPGALLAGRALPVHAPRSAARQAVRTLAEELLGALPDRRVRVRPRDASRRLTDWVRAPLRASDHR
- a CDS encoding helix-turn-helix domain-containing protein, whose protein sequence is MADRMLTLADVAEILDVTVPTARSLVRSGEIFGFQVGGRGMWRVESKELDAYVEREKAAAVARREALSRD
- a CDS encoding LysM peptidoglycan-binding domain-containing protein, encoding MSRSRWRARLTLILLLALGITGAALLLLVSAEDGIGPDRLVRRGFALLGALACLRYALAALAGLAVGRGGSASRRVSAGLLAAVGPRWVRRLAAASLGTATLLSVGSGALALPGVGSGATEAGSPAGGSTVVAADEAAEIDLGVRSTAPGMLGQKVRPTAPGDGGTVTPAAGAEAVPEAGSGTGLDAEAVSSSEGAGRGDATDGATNDGSDLGSGAVASGDGPEADGEGLPADRGGPGALAGAPAVTGAKVRPSATPTTQPASAGADPSDPESTGHATATSAPTMPTPAPPFDTSASASPTAEPVSASQTVPAPAVEGASAEGVPAAYTVRSGDSLWDIARAHGAETDAEIADAWPRWYELNRDVIGANPDLIQPGQILRVPAADLTGAPS
- a CDS encoding Rv3235 family protein translates to MSAEPITVLPAPEPGGTPITPYRPAPLMRPRPVPVEASPRDREDTRPRPRAARPVDPDTWARAVVIALAEVLMGARPAQQLNRWLEPDLYARVARRAGLAVRLGGRPTNPARAHVIGLRLSEPVPDEHEVSAAVHDGERVRAVALRMRRVGGRWHVVDAEVG
- the secA gene encoding preprotein translocase subunit SecA yields the protein MGEGRVLKKLQGIAAQVGALESSYQDLTDAELREETDTFRARHKDGESLDAMMPEAFAVVREAAWRVLGQRPFDVQLMGGAALHLGNIAEMKTGEGKTITATLPAYLNAISGKGVHVVTVNDYLASYQSELMGRVYRFLGVSSGVILSGMKPAERRAVYAADITYGTNNELGFDYLRDNMAWTTDDLVQRGHNFVIVDEVDSILIDEARTPLIISGPAGGDANKWYSEFARVARRMERDVDYEVDEKKRTVGVLEPGIEKVEDHLGIENLYESLNTSLIGFLNNAIKAKELFKRDKDYVVLKGEVLIVDEHTGRVLAGRRYNDGMHQAIEAKEGVAIKAENQTLATITLQNYFRLYDKISGMTGTAMTEAAEFQSTYEMGVVPIPTNRTMQRIDQPDLVYVSEDAKLNAIVEDIVERHATGQPVLVGTTSVEKSEALSTRLKRQGVPHEVLNAKNHAREASIVAMAGRKGAVTVATNMAGRGTDIMLGGNSEHLAVAALTDQGYSPSETPEEWDALWPAALKEAQESVAAEHDEVVELGGLYVLGTERHESRRIDNQLRGRSGRQGDPGESRFYLSMQDDLMRLFSSGLAERFMNSSAYPEELPLESKMVSRGIASAQGQVEGRNFEIRKNVLKYDDVLSRQREAVYGTRHRVLEGENLQEQVQTFVTEVLTAAVTNATAEPDPAQWDLEELWDLLKPIYPIGITVAEVDEAVGGRVQLTRERLLSEVLSDAQHAYGRREEQLGSDLMRQLERRVVLAVMDRKWREHLYEMDYLKEGIGLRAMAQRDPLVEYQREGFLMFNAMNDAVREEVVGYLFNFEVPASASDSSDERAAAAAGATGAGVTVAVEAAAGDATDSADGAATADSADDDDVATVEDAVDGGADEGSGSGKPPAPATPGQGDRAAALDRALGIDAPATSGALSYSAPDESGSAFVVSNRPGGKGGPRAAGSGGAGGGAGAAGAGAGAAASSSGSGNREERRRAQKQARKRK